TAAATATACAAATATTACAACTCAAAAGCTCAGCCCAGTCCAAATCATCAAGCCCAGCCCAACTAAAAACCTAAAACATACTAGTCAGACGACTCAGACCCTAAATTTCATTCTTTCTCCAAACCAAATCCCTAAATTTCTTAAAAGACAATTCCTCTCACATAGACTTAAATCCCTAAATTCTTAAACAAATCCAGTGAACGGTTATCAAATCTGAGATTCCCCGGTAATGTTCTCTACTTCTCTTCCATATTCTCAATTTTTGGTTAAAGTTAAGTGGGTTGGTTTGGTTATTCTGGGTGTATGTTGGTGATTTTGGTTTTGTTTTTAAGCCCGGAGTTGGTTATTTCTGGAGGGGttgttttgttttggttttaATGCGAGAGTTGGCTGTAGGCGGAGGTTGGGGGGGTTAATTAGATGATTCCTCATTGGTGCTGCTTTTGTGAGTTTGTTGGTTTCAATCTTCAACAGGGAAGTAAGGGTGAGTGCAAGTTGGCCTATGGCTCCGGTTGGTATTTTTTATTCTCTGATTTGGTGTCTGGAGAGTTAAGGAGTCGACGGTGAGTATTTGTGTTGAGGTTGAGCGAAATCAGAGTTTTTTCTTGTCTGTCGTGGGATCAAATGGgataaaaaaaatattagaaACAGGCCAATGTATTACTAAAATATTATGAAAATATTACATTTTTCGAGTTTTACCGAGCCGAACTCGAGGCGAACGAGCTCGATCCGAGCTCAAGCCGGACACGAGTAGAACATACTCAAATCTCGGCTCGAGCTCATTTTCCTAACGAACAGATTTATGTGTTCGAGTTCGAGCTCCAGTTcttaacgaaccgagccgaaccgagcTCTTACCGAGCCGAGTCCGAGCTGTTCGCGAACAACTCTGTTAGTTTTTTTaaagtaaaaaatgaaaaataaatcgatttaatatataatcgtagttttaacaaatctaatgagatctcatttcaaatttcaaatattcttaaaattgggacaaatcccaaaaataataatgcgttaccagtgaagttagtaattttaatataaataatcaattgacttgatcctataatactcaaacacattaatttatattaacataagatattaaaaaatttcacattattggtaagatattaaCACCGAgcttttaatttaaatttactaaacgtagaatgtgacgatgtttttcggccgggtcatgtagtcaaatttcgagtattttttgaacaatgggccaagttctaaaatgcattgactcattataattctaatttatctaaatatgtaataccaatatagattatttatatataagcgattctatattcaatattttttaaaaaattatatatgtacattttaattactttttataataaaaaatatgttaaaaatatatgagaaatattttcaaattaaaaaatgattaataaataagataataatccagTTATGTACTACGCTTAATTTTATATttggaattcaattctttaaaattaactgtagaaatattcaactaactatcATTTTTTGCGTAATTCAAATAAGTATCTTTAaggttaaataaaatattcattttgcacacttacatattatgtgtatgataaaaagcacatgtgacaatatggtgtagtggtaagagGTTGTATAGTTGAATGAAATAGCTTGAGTTCGATTTCTACAAACCatatcttttatataaatattaaaaataggggtaatttagtctttttaatgagactttttaatTTCATGAAATTATAGCGATGAAATTATAGCCTTGTTCTcgtattatatatagaagagatgaTTAGCTAAAATTTATGGAACATTTAAGGTACTGTACTTTAACCAGCTTATAATGATTAACTATACTTGAAAATTAacattttattattattattatgaaaatAAAATTTATGATGAAAGCAAATATTTGTACTTAAGGAAAGAACAAGAGAAAGAAGAAATGATGAGTTTATGTGTGTTTTAGAGTGTATCTATATTTCATCCATAATTTAATAAATTTGGGAGACCAAAATATGATTAGCTTATATCTATATTTTATCCATTTTTCAATAAATTTAAAAGATCAAGGATTATAATTATAGCTAACACGAGTTTATAGTTGAAATGACATTTTTCTAGTAAATAGCTATATTTTTCTGTCTAGTAGACAATATAGCTAACAAGAGATGTGGGTTTTAGATATTCTTAATTTCTTATTTTACAAATTTTGTGTTTAGTGTTTCATTATATTGGAGTCTTGATTTCTTAATATATTGAATTTACTATATAAGTGTGATTTTACGTGGGACAAAATATTTTTTGTATTATAGTTTGTTTGCTTAATTCGAACATTTTTATCATTTATAATTTTTCGATTTTCAAAGCAAAACCAAGCCAAAAttgaataaatatttttttaagggAGCCAATAATCTTATTacgatttttaatttttaaatccAAGACACTTAATTTGTAATAACCAGTATGTTtatttgtaatatatatatatatatgacttaatttaatTGTAGttgtaaaaataaatatttattaaattgaGTGGGTCCATATACATACATgcaagatttttttaaaaaaattgaataataCATTTCTTTATGTTCTAAAATAtctttaaaataattatatattattttaattgttTACATGTCTATTTTATTTGGTCAAAAAAATAACACGTTACTCATAGACAAGATATGGGTCATTTTAAAATAGTGGGTGATGACTACGGTAGTTATAGGGATTGCTAGTACATCACGAGCAAGTTGTGCGAGGATGGGAAATCTACTTGAATTAACTTTCCGCCATTTCAAAATATCAAACTCATCATTATCTTTCGTAACATAAACACTCTCTCTATGACAGACATCTAATTCACACTTGAATTTTACTTCTCCACTCTCCATTTTTTGTCTCATAAATCCAGCTCCCAATGTCGATTGTGTTCTTGAAGATGTGCTTAAGTTTATGCTTGAGGAAATACTTGAAGATTGAAACTCTTGATTAACTTGAGTACTTTTAGTTTGACAAATATTTTTGTACTCCTCAAATAACTCTCTAATCATTAGACTAGTGTCACTTGCCAACTTCCAACCAACATATTTTCCATATTCCTCACAAAGTGCAAACTCAATGAACTCTAATTTATATCTAGGATCAACAACAATCGCCACATAGATGAGTTTGTTCATTTTGTGTACATCACCCcaatatttatcatatttttcCTTCATTCTTTTACCCATCATTTGCACCTCAACATCATCATTACTAATCCATTCTTTCAATAAACAATTAACATTGCTAATCTGATGATAGAAAATATTAGATATGATATATAAAGAACCGAAAATCCTCAAAGTAAGTTCATAAAAATGAACTAGGATATCGATCAACCTTTTAACATTACCCCAATCCCAAGAAGTAGGCACCCCATCCGCCTCATTTAGCTCCTTTAAATAATATGGATTCATTCCTTCAAATAATTCAAATGCATGTTGAAATTTTTGAGCAACCTTTAACATCAAATAAATGGAGTTCCATCTTGTTTTCACATCCAAGCACAACAAAGATTTACAATTAGCATTTGTAAAGTCAATACACTCCTTGAATTTAGCTATTCTAGTCGGAGATTGCCTCACAAACCTAACCGCCTTTCTCACTCTCCCAACCGATGAATCTTGTCCTTGAAGTCCATCATTCACAATCAAATTAGCTATATGTGCAATACATCTCATGTGCATATATTTTTCTTTCAAGAAATCACATCCCCTAGAAGCAAACCTATCTATTAAATAATTGAATACAAGTATAGTTTGAACTTGCATTATCAACCGTTATTGCAAATACTTTTGAAATTCCCCATTCTTACAAACACAAATCAATAGCTCACCCTTATGACCCTCTATCGGACAAAAGTTAATTATCTTCTTGTGCAAATTCCAATTTTGATCAATGTAATGAGTCGTGATACACATATAATTAATCTTTTGTATTGAAGTCCATTTGTCTGTGGTTATATTTACTCTTAGACCCAATATCTAAAAATATGTGGTCAAACTTTTCTTTTCCTCCAAATAAATTTGATAACAATCTCGTGCCACGGAAAAACGAGATGGGACCTTAAAAAATGGTTGAGTAGTTCGCATAAAGTTAATA
This sequence is a window from Apium graveolens cultivar Ventura chromosome 9, ASM990537v1, whole genome shotgun sequence. Protein-coding genes within it:
- the LOC141685829 gene encoding zinc finger BED domain-containing protein RICESLEEPER 2-like; its protein translation is MKDSNDPNSQETSVKMKRHPMKDRSMVWDHFDKFTNTDDTKKARCKYYGNEYCANSSSNDTSSLNAHLKVCKQLPLSGESKKTQLSLEPIGENEGILKKWFFDQKVSRHKLAYMVIIDELPFRFVEGEGFINFMRTTQPFFKVPSRFSVARDCYQIYLEEKKNRFASRGCDFLKEKYMHMRCIAHIANLIVNDGLQGQDSSVGRVRKAVRFVRQSPTRIAKFKECIDFTNANCKSLLCLDVKTRWNSIYLMLKVAQKFQHAFELFEGMNPYYLKELNEADGVPTSWDWGNVKRLIDILVHFYELTLRIFGSLYIISNIFYHQISNVNCLLKEWISNDDVEVQMMGKRMKEKYDKYWGDVHKMNKLIYVAIVVDPRYKLEFIEFALCEEYGKYVGWKLASDTSLMIRELFEEYKNICQTKSTQVNQEFQSSSISSSINLSTSSRTQSTLGAGFMRQKMESGEVKFKCELDVCHRESVYVTKDNDEFDILKWRKVNSSRFPILAQLARDVFSWAGLDDLDWAELLSCIGGDAINSSILTCTSMKKLILRIRVLGLSESNSLNSDYSAFRLYISEFLDLDFWDLPALTTLQLTNFGWGSDKLPDSYLICSPSLQTLCLDAIELPDTISLPG